A segment of the Vibrio aquimaris genome:
TAGTTATGCTTTGGCTAAACGCAAAGCCACCAAAATAGATAGTAAATTTGATGTTCTTCACACTTAAGCCTGAATATAACAAAAATCCAGTAATTAGCATTTTTATCCAATGGTTGAAGTGAGGTGATTTGATATTGTTGTTACATCAGCTCCGTTTATTACATAGAAGTAAAAAGGACAATACGAAATGAAAACCTTCTCTTTTTGTTGCGAATTATTAAATGGTGTTCATGCACGGCCAGCTAGCCATGTTGAAGCTCTGTGTAACCAGTTTTGTTCGGAGATTACTTGGCAAAACCAGCGCACAGGAATGAGTGGGAACGCGAAAAGCGTATTGTCTCTTATTGGGACGGATACACTGCTTGGTGATGAGTGCCTCATTACGATAAGTGGTCAAGATGAAGACACAGCCCTCGATCAGCTCAAGCGATTTCTTACCAATGAGTTTCCTCACTGTGACGAGCCGCTGCAAAATAGCCAAAGCAGTGACGTCGCGTTAGCGCCTTTGCCGCGCAATTTTTCAAACTTAAACATAGACCATCAACAAGGCCGCGCAGTGAGTGATGGTATCGGTCGTGGAATCTTGTCGATGATGGGAGCGGTAAACTTCGACAATTTGGATAACCTTCCTTCCGCGCTTTCGCCAAGTGACGAGCAGCAGCAAATGAAGCACGGTTTAGCGTCCGTTGTTAAGTCGATTTCGATTCAGCTTACATCGTCAGAGCACACCGAAAGCCAAGTGCTTCAAGCACATTTATCCATTGTGAATGATGAAGAGTTTCAACAGACGATAATCCGCCACCTTACAGAAGGACGAAGCTGTGCTGAGGCGATCATTGCGACAGCCAAACACTTTGGTGACATGATAAAAAACTCGTCCAGCCAGTACATGAAAGAGCGAGAGCTTGATATTCGTGACGTCTGTTATCAATTGCTACAAAGTATTTACGGCGAAGAACGCTTTGTTAGTCAAACGCAATTACTTGAGCCCACCGTTTGCCTCGCGCAAGATCTCACACCCAGCCAGTTTTTAGAGCTCGACAAATCTCTACTCAAGGGGCTTATTTTGTCTCACGGAGGCAGCACATCTCACACCGTGATTTTAGCGCGCTCTTTCGCTATTCCAACCATTGTTGGTCTGGATGCTGAAGCACTCAGCGAATGCATTGGGTCGCACGTTATCCTTGATGGTCATTTGGGGGTTATTGTCACTGACATCACAAAGCCAGTTGAACGCTATTACGAGCAAGAGCAAAAAGTGAAACAGATTGTTGCAACTCGCCAAGCCAAATATCGTGATTTAGCTGCGACAACCAAAGAGGGTAAAGCGTATGAAATTGCCGCCAATATTGCTCATTCTGTCGAAGCGCCTCAAGCCTTTTTAAATGGGGCAGAAGCGATTGGTCTGTTTCGTACCGAAATGCTTTATATGGATCGCACTTGTGCACCCGATGAAAATGAACTTTACAATATTTTCTGTCAGGCGTGTGAGGCAGCCAATGGTAAATCGATCATCGTTAGAACCATTGATATAGGTGGTGACAAGCCTGTTGCTTATCTCAATATCCCAGCCGAAAACAACCCATTTTTGGGCTATCGAGCCGTGCGTATTTATCCTGAGTTTGTTGAGATGTTCAAAACTCAATTACGCGCTATTTTGCGAGCGTCAGCGCATGGTAACCTCAAAATCATGATTCCGATGATTTCTTCTATGGAAGAGATTTTATGGGTCAAAGATGTGCTGGCAGAAGTGCGTCAAGAGCTTCGTAAAGAGCAAGTCCCCTTTGCAGAGCGTGTCCCTCTAGGCATAATGTTGGAAGTGCCGTCCATTGCATTTATCATCGACCAGTGCTGCGAAGAAATCGATTTCTTCTCGATTGGGTCTAATGACCTCACTCAGTACTTAATGGCGGTTGATCGTGATAACGCCAAGGTAGTGAATAGCTACAACAGTTTGAACCCCGCCTTTTTGCGCACGCTTGACCATGTAGTGCGAGAAGTGCATCGTCATGGCAAATGGATTGGTTTGTGTGGTGAGTTAGGGGCAAAAGGTTCTGTTCTTCCTCTGTTGATAGGCTTAGGTCTCGATGAAATCAGTATGAATGCTCCAAGTATTGCTGCTACCAAAGAGCGTATCTCAAAACTCGATAGCCGCGAGTGTCGTCAATTGCTTAATAAAGCCATGAATTGCCGAACCGTCCATGAAGTTGAGCACCTTCTTGCTCAGTTTCGAATGACGCAAGCCGAAGCACCTTTGGTGGCTAAAGATTGCATTAGCTTAGATCTCGACCTTCGTAGTAAAGAAGAGGTCATTAAAACACTGGCCGACAATTTGTTTATCACTGGGCGCTGCCGTTATCCAAACAAACTCGCTGATGATTTGTGGGCGCGTGAAGATGTCTTTTCAACCGGTTTAGGCTTTGGTTTTGCCATTCCTCATACTAAAAGTGAGCATATTGAACAGTCAGCGATCAGCGTGTGCCGTTTAGCCAATCCCAT
Coding sequences within it:
- the ptsP gene encoding phosphoenolpyruvate--protein phosphotransferase; its protein translation is MKTFSFCCELLNGVHARPASHVEALCNQFCSEITWQNQRTGMSGNAKSVLSLIGTDTLLGDECLITISGQDEDTALDQLKRFLTNEFPHCDEPLQNSQSSDVALAPLPRNFSNLNIDHQQGRAVSDGIGRGILSMMGAVNFDNLDNLPSALSPSDEQQQMKHGLASVVKSISIQLTSSEHTESQVLQAHLSIVNDEEFQQTIIRHLTEGRSCAEAIIATAKHFGDMIKNSSSQYMKERELDIRDVCYQLLQSIYGEERFVSQTQLLEPTVCLAQDLTPSQFLELDKSLLKGLILSHGGSTSHTVILARSFAIPTIVGLDAEALSECIGSHVILDGHLGVIVTDITKPVERYYEQEQKVKQIVATRQAKYRDLAATTKEGKAYEIAANIAHSVEAPQAFLNGAEAIGLFRTEMLYMDRTCAPDENELYNIFCQACEAANGKSIIVRTIDIGGDKPVAYLNIPAENNPFLGYRAVRIYPEFVEMFKTQLRAILRASAHGNLKIMIPMISSMEEILWVKDVLAEVRQELRKEQVPFAERVPLGIMLEVPSIAFIIDQCCEEIDFFSIGSNDLTQYLMAVDRDNAKVVNSYNSLNPAFLRTLDHVVREVHRHGKWIGLCGELGAKGSVLPLLIGLGLDEISMNAPSIAATKERISKLDSRECRQLLNKAMNCRTVHEVEHLLAQFRMTQAEAPLVAKDCISLDLDLRSKEEVIKTLADNLFITGRCRYPNKLADDLWAREDVFSTGLGFGFAIPHTKSEHIEQSAISVCRLANPIAWGDEQAQFIIMLTLNKHAAGDQHMKIFSKLARKIMHADFRDQLMHASTDEQVEALLKQELELV